In Miniphocaeibacter halophilus, the following proteins share a genomic window:
- a CDS encoding thioredoxin family protein translates to MTKGFKLIKTIVILLITFVIMYIVFQYDSSKYTYENNIKSFEKVNMDVIESNLLEYNNKFIYFGMEDCNNCRKNISETVDFVKDNNLEVIYIDLNKEMERDSKLTNKIIDEYKIYNTPTLAYIKEGKLVKLEEDISSKKSISNFLMQLENKDYTLNQ, encoded by the coding sequence TAAAGGTTTTAAATTAATAAAAACAATTGTAATTTTACTAATAACTTTTGTAATTATGTATATTGTATTTCAATACGATAGCTCTAAATATACTTACGAAAATAATATAAAATCCTTTGAAAAAGTAAATATGGATGTAATCGAGAGTAATCTTTTAGAGTATAATAATAAATTTATTTACTTTGGAATGGAGGACTGTAATAATTGCAGGAAAAACATTTCTGAAACAGTAGATTTTGTAAAGGATAATAATTTAGAAGTAATCTATATTGATTTAAACAAAGAAATGGAAAGAGATTCCAAATTAACAAATAAAATAATAGATGAATATAAAATTTACAACACTCCTACTCTAGCCTATATTAAAGAAGGTAAATTGGTTAAACTAGAGGAAGATATTAGCTCTAAAAAAAGTATTTCAAACTTTTTAATGCAGTTGGAAAACAAAGACTATACCTTAAATCAATAG
- a CDS encoding DedA family protein: MNFETIEFYLENYGLLALFIVVLLEYMNLPGFPAGIIMPLAGIWAYKFNKSFLLVIVISVIAGLIGSWILYFLGFYIGRPLLNWFRNKFTKQSVALDKAIEQLNQKGYWGLLIAKLFPVIRTIISIPAGVIKMNFYKYSFYSTIGIIIWNLVFVGGGYIFGSAALNWFAKF, encoded by the coding sequence ATGAACTTTGAAACAATAGAATTTTATTTAGAAAATTATGGTCTATTGGCTTTATTCATAGTTGTTTTACTGGAATATATGAATTTACCGGGATTTCCGGCAGGAATAATAATGCCACTTGCTGGAATATGGGCTTACAAATTTAATAAATCTTTTTTACTTGTTATTGTAATATCGGTAATTGCCGGATTAATAGGCAGTTGGATTCTTTATTTTCTAGGATTTTATATAGGAAGACCTTTGTTAAATTGGTTTAGAAATAAATTCACCAAGCAAAGTGTTGCCCTAGATAAGGCCATTGAACAATTAAATCAAAAGGGTTATTGGGGATTGCTTATTGCAAAATTATTTCCGGTTATACGTACTATTATTTCTATTCCGGCCGGTGTTATAAAAATGAATTTTTATAAATACAGTTTTTATTCAACTATTGGCATTATAATTTGGAATTTAGTATTTGTTGGTGGTGGTTATATTTTTGGTTCGGCGGCTTTAAATTGGTTTGCAAAGTTTTAG
- a CDS encoding glycosyltransferase, with the protein MKIAMFTNNYKPYIGGVPVSIERLANGLRKRGHIVDVFAPTYEEQELETGVYRFKSLNKKLDGDIVVPNMFDRDIRKQFQKRNYDIIHSHHPMLMGNIALSYSKKYDIPLIYTYHTRYEEYMHYVMPSLLNKNKDDTKIYKVAEQIVSKYTRSFSNKCNLIFAPTPEIKNTMIKRGVYTPITVIPTGLSENDFIRDREKTEEIRKKFNSPNLFCCVSRLGKEKNFPFMLKALKALKEKWEKPFKMIIIGDGAERKSLNLLSKKLGLEEEIYFLGNIEHDKLVHYYNACDLFLFSSQSETQGIVLLEAMAAELPVVAVSGSGVNDVVVNGENGFKTELNEDLWIKPIEEIMGNSYLFNTLKIGAYNTAKEYTAESIAKLTEENYLQLIQGKVKYVVP; encoded by the coding sequence ATGAAAATTGCAATGTTTACAAATAACTATAAACCATATATTGGAGGAGTGCCTGTTTCTATTGAAAGATTAGCAAATGGACTTAGAAAAAGAGGTCATATTGTAGATGTTTTTGCACCGACTTATGAGGAACAAGAACTTGAAACAGGAGTTTATAGATTTAAAAGTCTAAATAAAAAACTTGATGGTGATATTGTAGTTCCTAATATGTTCGATAGGGATATTAGAAAACAATTCCAAAAAAGAAATTACGACATTATACATAGTCATCACCCAATGTTAATGGGAAATATTGCCCTATCCTATTCTAAAAAATATGATATTCCCTTAATTTACACCTACCATACAAGGTATGAGGAGTACATGCACTATGTAATGCCTAGTCTACTAAATAAAAACAAAGATGATACTAAAATATATAAGGTAGCTGAACAAATTGTTTCTAAATATACAAGATCATTTTCAAATAAATGTAACTTGATTTTTGCACCAACACCGGAAATAAAAAACACAATGATTAAAAGAGGAGTATATACGCCTATAACTGTAATACCTACAGGTTTATCTGAAAATGATTTCATAAGGGATAGGGAGAAAACAGAAGAAATAAGAAAAAAATTCAATAGCCCAAATTTATTTTGTTGTGTAAGTAGATTAGGAAAGGAAAAAAATTTTCCCTTTATGTTAAAAGCCTTAAAGGCTTTAAAAGAAAAATGGGAAAAACCCTTTAAAATGATAATTATTGGTGATGGAGCAGAAAGAAAATCCCTTAATTTACTAAGTAAAAAACTGGGACTGGAAGAAGAAATATATTTTTTAGGAAATATAGAACATGATAAACTGGTTCATTATTATAATGCTTGTGATTTGTTCCTCTTTAGTTCCCAATCGGAAACTCAAGGTATAGTACTTTTAGAGGCTATGGCTGCAGAGTTACCGGTAGTTGCAGTTTCCGGTAGCGGGGTTAATGATGTAGTTGTAAATGGGGAAAATGGATTTAAAACAGAATTAAATGAAGATTTATGGATTAAGCCTATTGAAGAAATTATGGGAAATTCCTATTTATTCAATACTTTAAAAATCGGTGCATATAATACTGCTAAAGAATATACGGCAGAGTCAATTGCTAAATTAACAGAAGAAAACTATTTACAGTTAATACAAGGGAAAGTAAAATATGTTGTGCCATAA